In Scophthalmus maximus strain ysfricsl-2021 chromosome 5, ASM2237912v1, whole genome shotgun sequence, a single window of DNA contains:
- the LOC118311464 gene encoding phospholipid phosphatase-related protein type 5-like — translation MLYFQVVILAAAVMLVYYCEFTDTFSPAQQGFACRDPALTRPDPGPEQLSRIQPVILYSVVGGLPVVLISGVELVIFLIHHNSNNLYDQDKVVVMGDCCYVNPMVRRTFRFLGVYVFGLFATDILVNAGQLVTGSPAPYFLSVCQPNYTALGCQDVAHFVSQSDACTGDADDITRARKTFPSKEAALSLYTAVYLAMYVMSCIGTSGGRLTGPLLSLSLVSLAVLTGINRVAEYRNHWSDTIAGQVIGGAVAVFLVAFVVQYFKERPGIPRSPSDAGTANTDEASPRMNHTMETCDKDTAARSPASFTEVT, via the exons ATGCTGTACTTCCAGGTGGTGATTTTGGCAGCTGCGGTGATGCTGGTTTACTACTGTGAGTTCACCGACACTTTCAGTCCAGCGCAGCAGGGCTTCGCCTGCAGGGACCCGGCGTTGACCCGACCGGATCCTGGACCCGAGCAGCTCAGCCGCATCCAGCCTGTCATCCTGTACTCTGTGGTGGGCGGACTGCCCGTCGTACTG ATTTCAGGCGTAGAGTTAGTTATCTTCCTCATCCACCACAACTCGAACAACCTCTACGACCAAGACAAGGTCGTCGTCATGGGGGACTGTTGCTACGTGAACCCTATGGTGCGCAGGACCTTCCGTTTCCTTG GTGTGTACGTCTTCGGTCTGTTTGCGACGGACATCTTGGTCAACGCAGGTCAGCTGGTCACGGGAAGTCCCGCTCCCTACTTCCTGTCCGTTTGCCAGCCCAACTACACGGCCCTCGGCTGCCAGGACGTGGCGCACTTTGTCAGCCAATCGGATGCGTGTACCGGTGACGCCGACGACATCACGAGAGCCAGGAAGACGTTCCCCTCGAAGGAGGCTGCACTGAGTCTGTACACAGCGGTTTATCTGGCA ATGTACGTCATGTCCTGCATTGGTACCAGCGGAGGCCGACTGACGGGCCCTCTCCTCAGCCTCTCATTGGTCAGTCTGGCTGTGCTGACGGGCATCAACCGAGTGGCCGAGTACCGGAACCACTGGAGCGACACTATAGCGGGACAAGTCATCGGGGGAGCTGTTGCTGTCTTTCTT GTGGCGTTTGTGGTGCAGTATTTTAAAGAGAGGCCTGGGATTCCTCGGAGTCCTTCAGACGCGGGCACGGCTAACACTGATGAGGCGTCGCCTCGAATGAACCACACCATGGAAACCTGCGACAAAGATACTGCTGcacgg AGCCCAGCATCCTTCACAGAAGTCACATGA
- the tyw3 gene encoding tRNA wybutosine-synthesizing protein 3 homolog isoform X1, translating into MSELSRAVMERTFRQWKTQCLNKLDQSKKGSVDQHIEHVVSLLNSCEQYFTTSSCSGRVVLLDGPPESSDVQKQNCVWLLVSHQKCTADELVSGLAKAGRDAVLKFEPFVLHVQCRRLEDAQLVHSAAINSGFRNSGLTVGKSGKIITAVRSTHGLEVPLSHDGKLLVAPEYLHFLTQIANQKMEENLRRIHRFYQNLQSALTTEKLQTLQLPDPPSSQGCSQSPPDRLETEKDEENKASVYKRRRRRERHQADCCHGDESSGVQELDDCLDLLT; encoded by the exons ATGTCCGAGCTGTCGAGGGCCGTGATGGAGAGGACGTTCCGCCAGTGGAAGACGCAGTGTCTGAACAAGCTGGACCAGAGTAAGAAGGGCAGCGTGGACCAGCACATCGAGCACGTCGTGTCCCTGCTCAACAGCTGCGAGCAGTACTTCACCACCAGCTCCTGCTCCGGGAGAGTCGTGCTCCTCGACGGG CCCCCGGAGAGCAGCGATGTCCAGAAGCAGAACTGTGTTTGGTTGTTGGTCTCGCATCAAAAGTGCACAGCCGATGAGCTG GTGTCCGGGCTGGCCAAGGCCGGCAGAGATGCCGTGTTGAAGTTCGAGCCCTTCGTCCTCCATGTTCAGTGCAGGCGGCTGGAAGATGCACAGCTTGTG CACTCGGCGGCCATCAACTCGGGCTTCAGGAACTCTGGTCTCACTGTCGGCAAGTCGGGAAAGATCATCACG gcGGTCCGTAGCACCCACGGCCTGGAGGTTCCTCTGAGTCATGATGGAAAGCTCCTTGTTGCACCCGAGTACCTCCATTTCCTAACTCAGATAGCCAAtcagaagatggaggagaaccTCAGACGGATCCACAG GTTCTACCAGAACCTGCAGTCAGCTCTGACTacagagaaactacagacactACAACTCCCAGATCCCCCCAGTTCACAGGGCTGCTCGCAAAGTCCCCCCGACAGACTGGAGACGGAAAAGGACGAGGAGAACAAAGCAAGTGTGTATAaacggaggcggaggagagagcGTCACCAGGCggactgttgccatggtgacgagTCCAGTGGTGTGCAGGAGCTGGATGACTGCCTGGATCTGTTAACATGA